The following DNA comes from Haloarchaeobius salinus.
GAGACTCGCGTCCCGGTCGCCGGCGGCGCGCATCGCAACGACGTTCGAGACGCCGACGACGGGCTGTTCACCCGCGAGTGCGTCCGCGACGGAGTCGTTCGCGCGGATGGAGCGCTGGTACTCGAGCGAGGCGAGCAACGACTCCTTCGTGAGCACGTTCCCGTCCGTCTCGCGGACGTAGACGCTCGCGTGGGTCACGTTGCTCGACCTGTCGAGCCCGCCGTAGTACGTCTCGATGTAGTCGGCCTTCTCGGCGACGGTGGTGTCGCCGAAGGCGTCGCTGTCGGTGCTCGCAGCCCCACCACCCTCTAGCTGTGTGATGCCGCCGATGACCCCCGCGCAGGCGAGGAGCATGACGAGGAGGACGATTCTGTTGTGGTCGGTGACCGTTCGGACGACCCTGTCTAACCCAAGCATTCTGCATCCGGACCGACGACGGACAACCCGTTATAAACCGGGCCATGATTTCAGAGCCAGCAACTAACCCCCCTGTGAGGGGGTGACGCGCCGGATCTGGGGTGTCGGCGGTTGGTTTCTTGTCGCTGGCCCCGGTGGGGGGACGTATGGCAACCCCGGCGGCGTCGCTCACGGAACCGACCGTCCTCGCACACACGAAGCGACGGCTGTTCCCGGACGACAGCGAGGGGTCGTACGCGGTCGTAGACACGCAGTTCGCACGGACGAACTGGGTGGCTGGTGCCGCGATTCCAGCCGAGGTGACCGAGGCGCTCGCACCGTTCAACCACGTCCAGGTCGGCTCGGGCTACCCGGACCTGGTGGGCGTACGGACGCTCGAAGCCGACCTGCTCGCGGTCGAGCGCTTCGGCGAGAACCCACCGCTCGTCGCCGTCGAGGCGAAGGGGTACACCGAGACCGGCGGTGTCGACGTCGAGCGCGGCATCGTCCAGGCGTACGACCGGCTGCACGAGGCGAACGCGGCGTACGTCGCCGCACCCATCCGGGCCATCTCGCAGTCGGACCGCACCCTCGCGCGCGAGCTGAACGTCGGCGTGCTCGGGGTCGACGAGTCCGGCTCGGTCACGACGCTCGAACTCCCACGGGTCGTCGGCAACCGGACCGCGGGTGAGGCGACGGCCATCCGCTTCCAGGCGAGCGCGCAGGGCGTCGCCGACCAGTCCTTCGGGCTGAACCACCCGAAGAACTACCTCGCGTACCCGGTCGCGCTGGCCCTGGACGGCGACACCGAGTCACTGCTCGCCGAGCACGTCGTCGCCGCCACCGACAGCGCCCGCGGCGGCGCGTCGTTCCTCGGGCTGGTCGACATCGCGGGTCCGCGCGAGGAGCTCACGCCGCTCGGCCGCGAGGTCGTCCGGTTCGCCCGACGTGAGCATGGCGACCTCGACGCCGCGATCCGGACGTTCGAGGACTGGAAGCGCTCCAGGACGCGGTTCTACGACCTCGCGCCGCGGTGGGGCCTGCTCACGAGACGGGTCGTCTTCGACTATCCCGCCACGCAGCTGCTCGTCGAGGAGCTCCAGCACCTCCACGACGACGGGTTCTCCGAGCCGTCGCTCCCGCGGTTCGTCCGCTACCTGCACGAACTCCACCCGTCCGTTACGGTCGAGCTGTTCCTGCGCGGCGACGAGGACGTCCGCGAACGCGCGCTCACGGCCGACGGCGAGCTCCGCGACGAACCGCTGCACGACGGCGCGATGTACCACTCCCCGACGGTGTTCCAGCTGAAGGCGCTGCTCTACCACGCGGGCATCCTCACCGAGCGCGGGAGGGAGCCCTCGCGGCTGACGCCCGACGAGGACGTGTGGGCACTGCGCGACCGGGCCTGAGTCCCGCCGGCTCAGACCTCGACCGCCCACAGCCGGTAGTCGTCGGGCCGACCGTACACCGCGGTGAACACGTCGTCGACGAGCTGTGCCACGCGGTCGTCGTCGGTCCGGACCGTCACCCGGGCGTGGGTGCCCGCTGCCTCCTCGGGGGTGACGAGCTCGTCGATGGTCGCCGACGGGTAGTCCCGGACCAGCGCCTTCAGCCGCTCCAGCTCCTCGTCCGTGCAGTCGAGCGCGAGGGTGTCGTCGAAGTACTGGACCCAGGGCGCGCCGTGTTCCAGCTCTACGTCCGCCCCGTCGGGCTCGGTCGTCAGCGTGACGTACGGGCTCCCGCGCTCGCGGTGGGCGGCGAGTGCGTCGACGACCAGTCGGCGGCGTTCCTCGGCGTCCGCGGCGTCGAAGCGGGTCATGCTCGTGCCTTGGGGCGGTGGCTGGAAGAACGTGGCGTGTTCGGTTGCCGGACGTTCTGGCTGTTCTCGACCGTGTCTCCGTTGCCACCGATGCAATCGGCAACGCTCCGACCTTCCGACGGAACTCCCGCAGATAGGCCGCGATACGAAAACATTACTTGCCGGCGAGAGAGGGTTCGGGTATGGCCCTCAGGACACCGCCGTTGCGCGGACGCCACGAGGAGGTCGGTGGGTCGTTCACGGACTTCGGCGGGTGGGAGATGCCCGTCGAGTTCGCGGGCATCCGCACCGAGCACGAGGCGGTCCGCGAGGCCGTCGGCATCTTCGACGTCTCGCACATGGGCGAGATCGAGGTCGGCGGCCCGGACGCCACGACGCTGATGCAGCGGCTCACGACGAACGACGTGACGGCGCTCTCGCCGGGCGACTCCCAGTACGCCTGCATCACCGACGAGGACGGCGTCATCCTCGACGACACGGTCGTCTACCGGCGGCCCGACGAGGGCGAGACACCGACGTACCTGTTCGTCCCGAACGCGGGCCACGAGGACTGGATGGTCGAGCGCTGGACGGACCACCGCGACGAGTGGGGTCTCGACGCGACCGTCGACGACCGCACCGAGGAGTACGCGATGTTTGCGGTGCAGGGTCCGGACGCGGTCGAGCACGTCCGGGAGGCCACCGAGAACGGCAGCGAGGTGGCGTCGCTCTCGCGGTTCACCGCGACGACGGCGACCCTCGCCGGCGCGGACTGTCTGGTCGCCCGGACCGGCTACACCGGCGAGGACGGCTTCGAACTCGTCGTCCCGTGGGACGACGCCGCGGACGTCTGGGACGCGTTCGACGGCGTCGAGCCGTGCGGGCTCGGCGCGCGGGACACGCTCCGGCTGGAGGCGGGGCTGCTCCTCTCGGGGCAGGACTTCCAGCACGAGGAGAACCCGCGGACGCCCTACGAGGCGGGCATCGGGTTCACCGTCAAACTGGACACCGAGTTCGTGGGCCGCGACGCGCTGGAGGCCCAGAAGGAGCAGGGCGTCGACGAGAAGCTCGTCGGCATCCGCCTCGTCGACCGCGGTATCCCGCGCCACGGCTACGACGTGACCGACACCGACGGCGAGGTCGTCGGCACGGTCACGAGCGGGACGATGAGCCCGACGCTCGACGAACCCATCGGACTCGCGTACGTACCGACCGACCTGGCCAGCCCGGAGACGCGACTGCGTGTCGTCGTCCGGGACCGACCGAAGAAGGCCGTGGTCGAACCGCTCCCCTTCTACGAACGATAACATGAGCTTCGAGACACCCGACGACCGGAAGTACAACGAATCGCACGAATGGGCACTGCGCGACGGCGACACCGTCCGCGTCGGCATCAGCGACTTCGCCCAGGACGAACTCGGCGACGTGGTCTTCGTCGAGCTCCCGGACGTGGGCGACGAGGTCGCGCAGGGAGAGGCGTTCGGCGTCGTCGAGTCCATCAAGGCCGTCTCAGACGTCTACGCGCCGGTCTCCGGCGAGGTCACGGCGGTCAACGAGGCGCTGTTCGACGCGCCCGAGCAGGTCAACGAGGACCCGTTCGGCGACGGCTGGATGCTGGAGATCGCCGCCGTCGACGCGGACGAGCTCGACGAGCTGCTGACCGCCGACGAGTACGTCGACCAGGTCGCCTGAGACGCGGCCGCGTCGTCTCCTCGCCCGTCGGAGCCTGCGGTCCCCCGACCGTATTCAGGCCTCGGAAACCGGCGAGTATCGTCGGGGGCCGGCGTGGCGACTTCTGCCGAGAAGTGTGCAGGAACGAGCGTAGAACACACAATCAATTGCTGGTTGTATCCACGTCAGTGCATACTACTCCGGTCCGAACCACGGTAATCATAAGCCAGTAGCCCAAAGCGCGTCTCATGAAGCGAACCGAGGGACGCCGGTCAGTCTCGGACGGACACGAGGGAGTGACACCATGAGCGGACACCACACACCACGGGGAAGCCCCTTCGCGCCGCACACCGCCGCCGACACCGAGGCGATGCTCGACGCGGTCGGCGTCGAAACCGAGGCCGAACTGTTCGACATCCCGGAGTCGGTCCGGTTCGACGGCGAGTTCGGCATCGAGCCGCGGAGCGAGCGGGTGATCAGGGAGGAAGTCGCGGGGACCCTCGAGAAGAACGACGATCTGGTGGAGCTGCTCGGCCGGGGCCACTACAGCCACTACGTGCCCTCGCTGGTCGACCACCTCTCGCTGCGTTCGGAGTTCCTCACCTCGTACACGCAGTACCAGCCGGAGGTCACGCAGGGGTTCCTGCAGGCGCTGTTCGAGTACCAGTCGCTGCTCGTCGAGCTGACGGGTCTCGGCGTCGCGAACTGCTCGATGTACGACGCCGCGACGGCGCTGGGCGAGGCCGCCACGCTCGCCGACCGCCTGCGCCAGACCTCCGGAACGCGCGTCCTCGTCCCGGAACAGCTCGCCGACGGGCGGCGCGAGGTGCTCGAGAACTACGTCGGTGGCACCGCCCTCACGGTCGAGGCGTACCCGATGGACGACGGTAACGTCGACGTCGAGGCACTCGGGAACAGCCTCGACGAATCGGCCGTGATGGTCTACGCAGAGAACCCGACCGTTCGGGGCTGTGTGGAGGAGTCGCTCGAGGCAATCGGCGACCTCGCACACGACAACGACGCGCTGTTCTGTCTCGGTTCGGACCCCGTCTCGCTCGCGCTCCTGCAGGAGCCCGCGAGCGTCGGCGCGGACGTGGTCGTCGGCGCGGCCGACGTGCTCGGCCTGCCCACGAGCTACGGGATGGGGATGGGTCTGTTCGCCACGCGCGAGGAGTACGTCCGGCAGGTACCGGGCCGGCTCGTGGGCGCGAGCACGGACGACACCGGGCGGCGGACGTACACGCTCACGCTCCAGACCCGCGAGCAGCACATCCGGCGCGAACGCGCGACGTCGAACATCTGTACGAACCAGGCGTGGGTCGCGCTCCGGGCGGCCATCCACGCGGCGTCGCTCGGCCCCGACGGGCTCGCCGACCTCGCGAAGGAGAGCGTCACGGACGCCAAAGAGCTCGCCGACCGCGTCACCGAGGTCGTCGGCGTGAAGGCCCCGGTACACGACCGGCATCACGTCCGCGAGTTCGTCGCCCACACCGACCAGCCAGCCCCCGCGGTCGCCGCGGACCTCGAGGACGAGGGCTACGCGGTCCACGTGCTCGGCGAGCACCACATCCAGCTCAACGCGAGCGCGCTGTCCGACCACGAGACGGACGACTTCCTCGCCGCGCTCGCGGAGGTGGCCCGATGAACTACGACCAGGCCCGCTGGACCGACGACGACGAACGCTACGAGCCGTTGCTCAGCGAGAAACACACCGCCGAGGCCGACCTCGACGACTCGCCGCTCCCGGACGAGCTGACGCGTGATTCGCTCGAACTGCCGGACCTCTCCGAGCCGGAACTCGCCCGGCACTACACGCGGCTCTCGGAGATGAACTACGGTGTGGACTCCGGTCCGTACCCGCTCGGGTCGTGTACGATGAAGTACAACCCGAAGTTCACCGAGGACGTCGCGGCCATCGAGGCGGGTGCGGTCCACCCCGACCGCTCGCCCGAGAGCGTGCAGGGCAACCTCGAGCTCCTCTACGACCTGCAGGACTACCTCGGCCGCATCGGCGGGATGGACGCGGTGACGCTCCAGCCGCCCGCTGGCGCGGCCGGCGAGTTCACCGGCGTGCTCGTCGCGAAGGCGTACCACGAGCACAACGGCGACGAGCGCTCGGAGATAATCATCCCCGAGAGCGCCCACGGCACCAACTTCGCCAGCGCGGCGCTCGCGGGCTTCGACGTGGTCGAGCTCCCCGGCGGCGAGGACGGACGCGTCGACCTAGAGGCCCTCGAGGCCGCGCTCTCCGACGAGACCGCGCTCCTGATGCTCACCAACCCGAACACGCTCGGGCTGTTCGAGCGCGACATCGAGGAGATCGCGGGGATGGTCCACGACGCCGGCGGCCTGCTCTACTACGACGGCGCGAACCTCAACGCGCTGCTCGGTCGGGCCCGTCCCGGCGACATGGGCTTCGACATCATGCACTACAACGTGCACAAGACGTTCGCGACGCCCCACGGCGGCGGTGGCCCCGGCGCGGGCCCGGTCGGCGTCGTCTCCGAACTCGCCCCGTTCCTCCCGAAGCCACAGGTCGAGAAGGACGACGGCGAGTACGGGCTGTTCGACCCAGCGTACTCCATCGGGAAGGTCCACGGGTCCCTCGGCAACTGGCTCGTGCTCGTGAAGGCGTACGCCTACATCGCCCGACTCGGTGACCCCGGGCTCTCGGACGCCAGCGCGAAGGCGGTGCTCAACGCGAACTACCTCGCCAGCCAGATCGAGTACGAGGTCCCCTACGGCCCGTTCCACCACGAGTTCGTCGCCAGCGCGGGCGAGCAGGACGCCGCCGACGTAGCCAAGCGGATGCTCGACTACGGCGTCCACCCGCCGACGACGAAGTGGCCGGAGATCGTCGGCGAGGCGCTGATGACGGAGCCGACCGAGATCGAGAACCGGAAGACGCTCGACCAGCTCGCCGAGGCGTTCAACGCCGTCGCGAACGAGGACGATGACGCGCTCGCGGCCGCGCCCGAGCGGACGACTGCCCGGCGCATCGACCAGACCGCCGCGGCGCGCGACCTGCGGCTCTCCTGGCAGGCGCTCGACGAGGAGTAGCGGTCGGAAAACGGGACGACGTCACTCCTTCTCGCCTACTCGAACAGCGCGATGGCCTCCCCGTAGCGCCGGGTCGGCTCCTGCCAGTCCACCACGTCGAAGAAGTTGTCGACGAAGTCGCCGCGGGCCGGCCCGTAGTCGTGGTAGTACGAGTGCTCCCAGACGTCGAGCGCGAGGATGGGGTGTGCACCCCAGAGCGCGCCCTGGTCGTGCTTGTCGACGACGAGGTTCCGGAGCTGTTCGCTGTGGGAGTCGTAGACGAGCAGCGCCCAGCCACCGGCGGCCGAGGCGGCCGCCTCGAACTCCGCCTTCCACGCGTCGTAGGAGCCGAAGTCCGCCTCGATGCGGTCTCGGAGGGCACCCTCGGGCTCGTCGCCACCCTCGGGGCTCATGCAGTTCCAGAACAGGTCGTGGAGGACGTGCCCGGAGCCGTTGTGGGTGACGTTCCGCATCGCACCGGCGGAGCCGTCGGTCGTCCCGGCCCCGCGGTTCGACGCGAGCGTCTCGTCGGCAGCGTTCCAGCCGTCGACGTAGCCCTGGTGGTGGGTGTCGTGGTGCCAGCGGAGCACCTGTTCACTGACGTGCGGTTCGAGCGCGTCGTAGTCGTACGGTAGCGGGTCGAGTTCGTAGTTCGCCATTGCAGGTGGTGCTATCGGCGAGAGCGAGAAATATGTTCGCTGAAATAAATTTTGGTAGCTCGGACGACGTACCCGGCGGGGGCGACGCAGGGGACTGTTTCGAGACAAGAGCCAGTTTGCTATTGCACTATGTGGTTTATGGGTGTGCTGTGCGGCGGGCGACTCGTTCGCGAATCGCGGGCATCCGGGTCGAAACCCGGGGAGAACCGGCCCAGAAGTAACTCGGCGGGGATGCAGCTGCGGAGAAGTCGGTCGCCGAATCAGGCCTCGCTCGTGTCGACGTTGCCGTCGATCTTCACGAAGCCGTAATCACACTCGGTGCAGTGCCACTTGACCTTCTCGCCGAGGTGGACGTGCGTGCTCGCGGCGCGATAGAAGGTGACGTCGCTCTCGCAGTCGGGACAGTAGTGTTCCGTCTCCAGACTCATGCCATGTTCTCCGAGGGGACGGGACTTTATTGATTCGAACCGCGCTCAGCCGAACAGCTCGTCGAGATCGATCTGCTCCTCGTCGGCACCACGCTGCTCCCGGTCGACCCTGTCGACGGAGACGCCGTCGACGAACCGGTCGAACGCCCCGGATCCCACCTCGTCGGTCGCTGTCTCCGGGTCGGTGTCGGCCAGCGCCATCACCTCCTCGGGCGATGCTTCGGGGAAGGTATCGAACAGTTCCTCGGGCGCAGCGCGACCCTCTGGGAGCGACATAGCATTGTATGCGGTTGACTAGCACATTAATCTACGTCAGACGCCCGGCGTACGATGGTGCTGCCACGCGCGTTGTGTGGGTTTCACGCCGGTGCGCACGGGGCTGACCGACCGGTCCCGCCCCGGCCAGTTGGGTGCCCGAACGGGGCCGCAACGGGCGGTTCTGTCTGGGCTCCCCGTGACGCTCGTGCTCCCATCATCGATAGCCCCGGCTCGAAGGGGTCTCGGGCGGTGTGCGCTCTCGCCGGCTGTCGGCCGGTTCGACGCCTCACGCTCGGTCAGAGGACTCCCCGAAGCGACCCGATACGGGCCGTGCGAGAGTGTATAAACCAAAAAGCACGATACGAAATACCTCCGTCCCGGCCGTTCGCGCCCGGAGTTAAGTGGGTCTCGCCCGAACCGATGGACGTGAAGATATACACCGGCCGTGGCGACGACGGCATGACCGACCTGCGGGACATGTCCCGGGTGTCGAAGACCAGCCCGAGGATCGAGGCCTACGGAACCGTCGACGAACTGAACGCACTCGTGGGGACGGTCCGGCCGACCGGCCACGACGACATCGACGAGAAGCTCGCAGGCGTCCAGAACCACCTCCACGTGGTCCAGGCGGACCTCGCCAACCCGGACCCCGACGAGGACGACCCGGTCGTCACGAGCGAGCACGTCGACCAGGTCGAAGCGTGGATCGACGCCTACGACGACGAGCTGGAGCCGCTGCAGTCGTTCATCCTCCCGACGGGCAGCGAGAAGGGTTCGCGGCTCCACCACGCACGGACGGTCTGTCGTCGTGCCGAGCGGCGCGCGGTCGCACTGGCAGCGGACGCGCAGACCAACGAGGACGCCATCCAGTACCTGAACCGGCTGTCGGACGGGCTGTTCGTCTGGGCGCGCGTGGTCAAC
Coding sequences within:
- the gcvT gene encoding glycine cleavage system aminomethyltransferase GcvT; the encoded protein is MALRTPPLRGRHEEVGGSFTDFGGWEMPVEFAGIRTEHEAVREAVGIFDVSHMGEIEVGGPDATTLMQRLTTNDVTALSPGDSQYACITDEDGVILDDTVVYRRPDEGETPTYLFVPNAGHEDWMVERWTDHRDEWGLDATVDDRTEEYAMFAVQGPDAVEHVREATENGSEVASLSRFTATTATLAGADCLVARTGYTGEDGFELVVPWDDAADVWDAFDGVEPCGLGARDTLRLEAGLLLSGQDFQHEENPRTPYEAGIGFTVKLDTEFVGRDALEAQKEQGVDEKLVGIRLVDRGIPRHGYDVTDTDGEVVGTVTSGTMSPTLDEPIGLAYVPTDLASPETRLRVVVRDRPKKAVVEPLPFYER
- the gcvH gene encoding glycine cleavage system protein GcvH; its protein translation is MSFETPDDRKYNESHEWALRDGDTVRVGISDFAQDELGDVVFVELPDVGDEVAQGEAFGVVESIKAVSDVYAPVSGEVTAVNEALFDAPEQVNEDPFGDGWMLEIAAVDADELDELLTADEYVDQVA
- the gcvPA gene encoding aminomethyl-transferring glycine dehydrogenase subunit GcvPA: MSGHHTPRGSPFAPHTAADTEAMLDAVGVETEAELFDIPESVRFDGEFGIEPRSERVIREEVAGTLEKNDDLVELLGRGHYSHYVPSLVDHLSLRSEFLTSYTQYQPEVTQGFLQALFEYQSLLVELTGLGVANCSMYDAATALGEAATLADRLRQTSGTRVLVPEQLADGRREVLENYVGGTALTVEAYPMDDGNVDVEALGNSLDESAVMVYAENPTVRGCVEESLEAIGDLAHDNDALFCLGSDPVSLALLQEPASVGADVVVGAADVLGLPTSYGMGMGLFATREEYVRQVPGRLVGASTDDTGRRTYTLTLQTREQHIRRERATSNICTNQAWVALRAAIHAASLGPDGLADLAKESVTDAKELADRVTEVVGVKAPVHDRHHVREFVAHTDQPAPAVAADLEDEGYAVHVLGEHHIQLNASALSDHETDDFLAALAEVAR
- a CDS encoding cob(I)yrinic acid a,c-diamide adenosyltransferase, yielding MKIYTGRGDDGMTDLRDMSRVSKTSPRIEAYGTVDELNALVGTVRPTGHDDIDEKLAGVQNHLHVVQADLANPDPDEDDPVVTSEHVDQVEAWIDAYDDELEPLQSFILPTGSEKGSRLHHARTVCRRAERRAVALAADAQTNEDAIQYLNRLSDGLFVWARVVNAREGVPEESPSY
- the gcvPB gene encoding aminomethyl-transferring glycine dehydrogenase subunit GcvPB, encoding MNYDQARWTDDDERYEPLLSEKHTAEADLDDSPLPDELTRDSLELPDLSEPELARHYTRLSEMNYGVDSGPYPLGSCTMKYNPKFTEDVAAIEAGAVHPDRSPESVQGNLELLYDLQDYLGRIGGMDAVTLQPPAGAAGEFTGVLVAKAYHEHNGDERSEIIIPESAHGTNFASAALAGFDVVELPGGEDGRVDLEALEAALSDETALLMLTNPNTLGLFERDIEEIAGMVHDAGGLLYYDGANLNALLGRARPGDMGFDIMHYNVHKTFATPHGGGGPGAGPVGVVSELAPFLPKPQVEKDDGEYGLFDPAYSIGKVHGSLGNWLVLVKAYAYIARLGDPGLSDASAKAVLNANYLASQIEYEVPYGPFHHEFVASAGEQDAADVAKRMLDYGVHPPTTKWPEIVGEALMTEPTEIENRKTLDQLAEAFNAVANEDDDALAAAPERTTARRIDQTAAARDLRLSWQALDEE
- a CDS encoding DUF7838 family putative zinc beta-ribbon protein, yielding MSLETEHYCPDCESDVTFYRAASTHVHLGEKVKWHCTECDYGFVKIDGNVDTSEA
- the sod gene encoding superoxide dismutase, translating into MANYELDPLPYDYDALEPHVSEQVLRWHHDTHHQGYVDGWNAADETLASNRGAGTTDGSAGAMRNVTHNGSGHVLHDLFWNCMSPEGGDEPEGALRDRIEADFGSYDAWKAEFEAAASAAGGWALLVYDSHSEQLRNLVVDKHDQGALWGAHPILALDVWEHSYYHDYGPARGDFVDNFFDVVDWQEPTRRYGEAIALFE